A stretch of the Nitratireductor thuwali genome encodes the following:
- a CDS encoding DUF3309 family protein, with translation MSLGTILIIILILLLIAAIPAWPYSGGWGYGPSGILGVLLVIVLILVLLGRI, from the coding sequence ATGTCACTTGGCACAATTCTCATCATCATTCTCATTCTTCTTCTGATCGCTGCCATCCCCGCTTGGCCCTATTCCGGCGGCTGGGGCTATGGCCCATCGGGCATCCTGGGGGTACTTCTCGTGATCGTGCTCATATTGGTATTGCTTGGCCGAATATGA